TATTCTATAAAGCCTTGCAAGGGATATTTACACATTTGACCTACATAAAACTAATCGCTCACATCAACCAAAAAAGTTTTTCATACTATATATGTAATAGATTCCTATTAACCATAAGTAAGTATGATATAAACAAAAACTCCAACTCGTAACTATGATTAGGATATAAACAAAAACTCCAACTCATAACTATGACATGTAAAAAGACGACTATGAATGAATATGttataaaattccaaataaaaccGACAAATGTTATCATATACCAATTCTCTTGTTCTTTTGTTTGTGTTTAAGGGGAAGTTGGAAGGGTTGTTGTCATTGGAATCTAATTCCACTGCCTAAAACAGCCAAGTGATTAGATGTAAATTAAGAAAGCTAACAAGCGTATGATGTGTAGCAAAGACCACTGCAGCATAAGATAGTTGGaggatttctttgttttctcttatgGATTGAAGATGCCTTGGAGGTCCACTAGGATACCAGCTTCCCCATTATGTATCAAACAATGACAGCCACAGGATCATGTGTAAAACCTCCTGCATATTATATTaccattaaatttaattattctaGACTATGATCCCATGTGCACTTCCAAGTCCCCAAAAGGAATGCATAATCTCATGAGTTTGGATAAGGGAGATTATGATATCCATGTCAGTTTGAGGAAGATcttaatactatatatataatggattCTCTTAATTATGTGGACgtgtttcaaaatttgaagGTTCATTGAACTCAAATCGAATAAAATTTACACGATAAATAGTGATTATTACCAAATGGTATAAAAGTTGATTTCCAAACCCAAATAATATATTAGAGTATATGTTGCGGGCTCCAATCTAATAGTAGAATAACCCTATTTTTCTTACATTATCAGAATGCCCCTCCTTGGAACCATACCACTTCTATATATACCCACTTGAAACCCTAGTTTGGAACAAGCACTCAACACAGCTgcagagagagggagagagagaatgatGACTTTTGGCCTAAAAGCATCCTTGCTCCTACTAGCTATTCTCTTATTCACAGATTGTTTGCATGTTCAAGGCCAGAACTGTAAGCCAAGCGGCAAGATTAGGGGGAAGAAACCTCCTCCTGGAGAATGCAACGACGGCAATGACTCTGAATGCTGTGAAGAAGGCAAGTTTTACACAACATACAAGTGCTCTCCACAAGTATCTAGCCATACCATGGGATTCCTCACTCTCAATGGCTTTGATAAGGGCCAAGATGGAGGTGCCCCATCTGAATGTGACAACCACTACCACTCTAATGACATTCCTATTGTGGCACTGTCAACTGGGTGGTACAACAAAGGAAGCAGGTGCTTAAACAACATCACCATAACTGCTAATGGGAGGAGTGTGGTGGCCATGGTGGTTGATGAGTGTGACTCTACTATTGGGTGTGATACAGACCATGATTATCAGCCCCCATGTGATAACAACATTGTTGATGCCTCGAGAGCTGTGTGGAAAGCCTTGGGTGTGCCTGATAACAAATGGGGAGGGATGGATATAACTTGGTCTGACGCCTAATTTCATGCTGTTACCTTTCAGCTCGTTGTCTGTCTTGCTGCTGTTGTTTTTGTTGCTTAGTGTGTTTTGAGTGTGGTTGGATGTAGTCTTTTAAAGTTTCCTACATTGGACTTGTAGCACTACCTTCTATAAGATCTTCCTGGTTTTACAATTTGAAGAATTTACTGATGATCCTTAAGAAAAACAGCCGATGACTTAGCATTTCTAGGGcactaatttcatatattacaaGAAGAAAGAACATCCTAATTCTAGATGAGAAGAAACCGAGAAATCCCCATATTTTTATCATTCTGAGTTTTGGAGAAGTCATGACTCCTAACTATGATGGTACAAGCATAACACAAGTTGCTAGGCCATGAGAGTTTCGTTCAGAGATGTGCTATGAGACTCAAAACAGGCAATTATACTGATATTTCTAGCCCTgcatgagaaacaaaaaagaagttATCAGTTCTGACTCTTGAAATCCACATTTCGAAAGGTTTCTTGAACGGATATGAGCATGATCAAGGATCTTGGAGAAATGAGTGTATAAATCACCAGACAACAATGCAACATAGTAAAATTAAGTATTTCATGGGAATACTAGGAAGTATGTTGCTTCAGTTTTAGGTTTTTGAGCCTCGGACTGTGCATAAAGTTGAATCTCAAGCCTCAGGGAAAGATCACAATCTATGTTCCTAGGAAGGTACGCAGATCAAACTATATGCAGAAAAGACAACTATGCATAGGCATGTTATAGTAATGCCAAATAAAGTGAAGAACTCTGCTCCCTCgttcattttttaatagaaaacttGGAATGGCTTCTTGTCGTTTTGGACCTAGTCCCATTGCCCAAAAGAGCCAACTGATCAGCTATAAACTAAGAAATCTAAGAAGATGGTGTGTTAATAATGATGACTACTAAAAGAGCAGATATGTAGGaggccttttttattttcttgtgatGGGTAGAAGATACTTTGTAGATTGGAGGTCCTCTAGGATACCAGATTCCCCATTTTGTATCGACCAAGGAAAGAGACAGGGCCATGTCAAAAACTCCTGCATGATATATTACCATTACATTGAACTCTTTAGACTATGATGTTATGCCCACTCACAATTCTGTGAAATGGAATGCATAATTTGGAGTAGTATTTTGGACTTTTTCACTATTCAGCGTAGCAGTTATGCAGCTGAAATGTGGTCCAGACTCAATCTTTTCCCTATATATACCTACTTGAAAACTTGATTTGCATCAAGCATTCAACAAAATtgcagagagagagaaacagaCAGACAGAGAGAATGAAGACTTTTGGCTTAAAAATATCTTTGCTCCTAATGGCCATTCTCTTTTTTACAGATTTTTTGAATGTTGAAGGCCAGGTTTGTCACCCAAGTGGCAAGATTAGGGGTAAGAAACCCCCTCCTGGAGAATGCAACCAAGGCAATGACTCTGATTGCTGTAAAGAAGGAAAGCTTTACACAACATACAAGTGTTCTCCAACGGTATCTAGTCATACCAAGGCATATCTTACTCTTAATGGCTTTGAGAAAGATGAAGATGGTGGTGCACCGTCTGAATGTGACAATCAGTACCACTCTGATGACACACCAGTTGTGGCACTGTCAACTGGATGGTATAACAAAGGGAGCAGGTGCTTAAACAACATCACTATTACTGCTAATGGGAGGAGTGTGGTGGCTATGGTAGTCGATGAGTGTGACTCAACTATGGGATGTGACAGTGACCATGATTATCAACCTCCATGTGCCAACAACATTGTTGATGCCTCAAGAGCTGTGTGGAAAGCCTTGGGGGTGCCTCGTGACCAATGGGGAGGGCTTGATATCACTTGGACCAACGCTTAATTTCGTGCAGTCATCTGTGTTTAAGAGTATTGTTGTTCTATTTCTTAGTATGTATCTTATGTAAGGATGAATGTAGTCTTCATACTCCCTCCATCGTGTCAGATAATAGTAAAATTCTATTGAACTTATCTAGTTGAAATCCTTTCTAGATGAATGAGGCACCAAGATTGTCTGCAATCTGGCATTGCCTAAccaatataaaaatcaatattggCCCAGTTTCACAATACCTGAAACCAAGGAAAACATACCCTAGACACAGTAGGATCCCTTAAAAGAGTTACCATTACGATGGTATAACATAATTAGCTAATTAACAATTAGATCAAATAATTAATCCGTTGGACTGTACTACCTTGACTGCAATGacactgatgatgatgatgatcaagaaagaaaaaataaaaggaaatatacAAACAATAGCTTAGAATTTCGACAAcaattttcaacaattcatTCAAGGGAAGAACAACTTATTCTAGATGAAAAGAGACCAAGAAATccccaaattttatttcatttttatcattctGAATTCTAAAGAAGTCCCAACTCATAATATCAGCATACTCATATCATATACTTGATTATTCTACCACTGCctgaaaaaaacaaagaaagttgTCAGTCCGATTCCTGAAATCCGCATTCTGAAAGGTTTCTTAGAAGTATTAAAGCTGAACAGATGTGAGCATGATTAAGGACCATGAATTGGAACCATCAGTTTAAATGATAAAAGAGTATTAGGAACTCATGATTATACCATTAGAGATATAAATCACTAAAACTGCAGATCCATTATAGTCTAATGAAATATTTTCTCATTATGTGGTTTCAGTTGTAGGCTTTTGAGTCACAGATTATGCATACTTGGATTCAGATGAAGGCCACATCTAATATCCCTCTATACAGTTGTGCAGATCACAGTCCAAGTCCAAAGTGAAACAATCGATGCAGAAAAGACAACTATACATAGATATGTTATATTAATGTTAAATAAAGCCaacaattcttttttcttttcttaatccAAGACCAATCCTCTgttcttttgtttcttattaaGGGGGGAGTTGGAAGGGGTTCTTGTCAATAGTGGATCTAACCCCATTGTCCAAAACAGCTAACCAACAGGGTTATAAATTAAGCAATCCAACAAGAGGGTGATGTGATGTTATGACCGTTAACAGCAGCTGATCTGTTGGAGGccttctttgttttatttattggcTGAAGGCACAATGGAGGTCCTCTGGGATACCAgcttccccatttttttttcagacAAGGAAGCGACAGGTACATGTAAAAGCATCTTCCATATTATATTACCATTATAGTTAATTATTCTAGATTATGATTCCAAGCCACTCACAAGTAAAAGTATGCATAATCAGGATTagtattttaaacttttagtcCATTCAGCGTGTCAACTATGTTGATAGAGGGTACACATTGTTGCCGGCTGAAACATTGAGGTAATTCTAAATGTAACGATGCCTTCAATTGTCGTCTTTCCTAGCAAAACTAGTAGTACGTTCCGATTGCTGTAAAGAAGGCAAGCTTTACACAACATACAAGTGCTCTCCACCAGTCTCTAGCCATATCAAGGCATTGCTCACTCTTAATGGCTTTGAGAACAATGAAGATGGCGGTGCTCCATCTGAATGTGACAGCCAGTTCCACTTTGATGACACGCCGGTTGTGGCACTGTCAACTGGGTGGTACAACAAGGGGAGCAGGTGCCTAAACAACATCACTATAACTGCTAATGGGAGAAGTGTGGTTGCCATGGTAGTTGATGAGTGTGACTCAACCATGGGATGTGATGGTGACCATGATTATCAGCCTCCCTGTGTTAACAACATTGCTAATGCCTCAAGAGCTGTGTGGAAAGCCTTGGATGTGCCTCATGACCAGTGGGGAGGGCTAGATATCACTTGGACCAAGGCTTAATTTCATGCAGTCATCTATATTTCAGAGTGTTAGTCTGTCTTGCTGCTGTTGttctattttttagtatttattctGTGTATGGTTGAATGTAGTTTCGATACTTCCTACATTGCATCAGATAATACTAAATCTATTGAACTTATCTAGTTAAATCTGCAACCTATTACTGCCTAACCAATACAAAGATCAACATTGGCTATAAGATCTTCCTGGTCTGAAACGAACCTACACAGTAGAGATCACTGAAAAGAGTTACCAAATAAAGCTGTGACATTGTGAGGTTTTCATTTGATGGGGGCAACTCACAATTTTCTTATACGTTCTGGAAGAATTTTCTCGGTTATAGTTATGATGGTCAAACATAGGTAGCTCAAACAATTAATCTGAGGAACTATATAACTAGATTACAATGAAGGTGATGTGGATTTATTGTGATGATCactcaaaaagggaaaaaagaaaaaagaaaagcaaccAATAGCTTAGCATCTCTGCTGCTCTGTGACAACAGTTTCATCAAGTCATAGAAATAAAGAATAGCATATTCTAGATGAGAAGAAGCCGAGAAATCATCATACTTTATTCATTATACGACTATGGTATAAACATACTGCCAATCACTAGGCCATAAGAGTTTCCTTCATAGAGGATTGCAATGAGACTCAAACAGACAAATATACTGATATTTCACCACTGcatgaaaaatacaaacaaaattgTCAGCTAAACTCTCGAAATTCACTTGTTCAAAGGTTTTTTCAGAGTTAATCTGAATAGATGTGAGCATGATCCAGGACCAGTTTCGGAGCTTCCAGTTTCATGAATATGAAGATAAAGGACTGAAATTTACACAACTAACCATACAAATTGCCACAATTACAGATTCATCATAGAGTAATGAAGTATTCTTTAATAGGAATTCCAAGAAGTGTGTGGTTTCAGTTGCAGGCTTTGAAGTCAGATTATGCACAAATTtgaatctcaatttttttcatctaatattTAGATTCAGGGGGGAAGATCACATCCAATATTACTATACACAGCTGTTCAAATCAAACTCCAATGCCAAACTAAAATTATTAGTGCAGAAAAGACAATTGTGCATAGATCGTTACGCTGATGATAGATAAAGCCAAGAGAATTTTTTATCCAAGACCAAtactttgttttcttgttcctGTTAAAGGGGGAAGATGGAAGGGGTTCTTGTCAATAATGGATCTTAACTCCATTTCCCAAAAATTCCAACCAACTGGGTTATAAATTAAGAAATCTAAGAAGAGGGTGATGTGATGTTATGACCATTAAAAGCAGCTGATATGTTGGAggccttttttgttttctttattggCTGAAGACACAATGGAGGTCCCCTAGGAAACAGGTTCCCAATTTTGTTACAGACAAGGAAAGCAACAGATAAATGTAAAAGTGACTTCAAATTATCTTACCATTACATTTAATTATTCTAGATTATGATCTCAAGCTGCCCACAAGTCTGTAAAAAGGAATGTATAATAAGGACTAGTATTTTAAACTTTAGTCCATTGCCAGCTGAAACATTGGGTATTTCCAAATATAGTGATGCCttcaattgttttctttcataGCAAAACCAGTCGCACACTAGCTCTATATTTTATGTAGATTATCAGAATGCCCCTTCTTGGAACCATACCACTGCAATACACAGATAATAGTTATTTACACAAGGTAGTTTTGTAAATCAAATGCCCCTTCTTGGTCATTTGATTTAGgcaatttctatatatatatccacTTGGGAACTTGATTTGCATCAAGCATTGAACATAATTGCACAGAGAGAGGCAGAGAGAAACAGAAAGAATGAAGACTTCTGGCTTAAAAGCATCTTTGCTCTTAATAGCCATTCTCGTTTTCACAGATTGTTTGAATGTGGAAGGCCAGGTTTGTCACCCAAGTGGCAAGATCAGGGGTAAGAAGCCCCCTCCTGGAGAATGCAACCAAGGCAATGACTCTGATTGCTGTAAAGAAGGCAAGCTTTACACAACATACAAGTGTTCTCCAACAGTATCTAGTCATTCCAAGGCCTATCTCACTCTTAACGGCtttgaaaaagatgaagatGGTGGTGCTCCATCTGAATGTGACAACCATTACCACTCTGATGACACCCCGGTTGTGGCACTGTCAACTGGATGGTATAACAAAGGTAGCAGGTGCTTAAACAACATCACTATAACTGCTAATGGGAGGAGTGTGGCGGCCATGGTAGTTGATGAGTGTGACTCAACCATGGGATGTGATAGCGACCATGATTATCAGCCTCCATGTGCCAACAACATTGTTGATGCCTCAAGAGCAGTGTGGAAAGCCTTGGGGGTGCCTCAAGATCAATGGGGAGGGCTAGATATCACTTGGACCGATGCCTAATTTCATGCAGTTATTTATGTTTCAGATGTTTTCTGTGTTACTGCCTTTGTTCCTATTTCCTACCATGTATTCTGTGTATGATCAAGCTTAGTCTTGACCGTTCCTACATTCTATTAGATAATACTAAATCTATCAGATTTCTCTATTAAAATCCTTTGTGAGTGAATGAGAAACTGGGACGTCAAATCTATAATCTATCACAGCCTAACCAGTATGAAAGTGAATATTGGTCATAAACCCTTTTTTGAAGAAGTCATAACTCAATTAACTACAACTGGGGTATCACACACAATACAAGCCCTTAGGACTTGAGAACTTCACTGTAAGAGGTGTGCCCATAAGACTCAAAGAGGTAAATGAATTGTTATTTTATCAGTGAATAGAATACACCAGGAAAGTGTCTAGGAATGGTTCGAGTTTGATCTTGAAATCCACAGTTTCAAAAGgcttcttaaaaatattaagctGAGTGGATGTGGGCATGCTTGAGGACAAACATGAGAACTTAAAAGTTATATGACTAACAATCTAAGTTACCAACCTGCAGATGATCAGAGTTCCAGTGAAGCATGTGGTTTCAGTTATAGGCATGTGAGTAACAGAGTATGCATAAATTTGAATCTAAAGCTTGTAACTGGTATCTAGAATCAGGGAAAGATCATATCCAATGTCCTATAGAAAGGTTTTTTCAGAGTTAATCTGAATAGATGTGAGCATGATCCAGGACCAGTTTCGGAGCTTCCAGTTTCATGAATATGAAGATTAAGGACTGAAATTTACACAACTAACTGTACAAATTGCCACAATTGCAGATTCATCATAGAGTAATGAAGTATTCTTTAATAGGAATTCCAAGAAGTATGTGGTTTCAGTTGCAGGCTTTGAAGTCAGATTCTACACGGCTTACTTGAGTGggcattttgcatttttttttttcggatgTGAAACCTAATTAGATTTGATGAATTCTATTTTCCTCCCCCGCATTTTTATTGGCAATCTAGGAGAGTGtaaatatggatttttttaatcttgtttAAATGGCATTTGAATGAGAAGTCACCGATTTTGATGAATGTGTCAACTTTGTAATGGATAGAGATTAATGTATTATTTATTGCATGTGGTCACTGGtgtttttgaattgattttgtttattctaatatttttaggtGGCGTGTAAATAGTCCGAATGAGGGTATACTAGGTCAAAGAAAGCAATACTAtaatggaagaagaagaagcacaAGAGGTGAGGAAAGTCTCTGGAGGAGGTGGTCTTGTAGAGGTAAGGGTAGGAACATCTGatcaagaaaatattaatattagcATTAGTGATCAAGCTGAGAGCCAAAATATAGAAGTCTTGGAAGGGGTTAGCTCCTTGCCTTCGGTTGTTGATGAAGATCAGTTTGAACAAGTATGTTTAGGAGACCAAGAGAAGAACACCCGGGAAGAAAATCAGGGTTTTGTGGATTGTAACCGATCTTCAAATTCGGGAAGTATGAGAAATTCAAATAGTGAGATTGAGGATGATTTTGCATCTGCCCATGGGAAACTTGAGGCGGAGGTTGATTC
The sequence above is drawn from the Vitis riparia cultivar Riparia Gloire de Montpellier isolate 1030 chromosome 15, EGFV_Vit.rip_1.0, whole genome shotgun sequence genome and encodes:
- the LOC117932633 gene encoding uncharacterized protein LOC117932633, which produces MMTFGLKASLLLLAILLFTDCLHVQGQNCKPSGKIRGKKPPPGECNDGNDSECCEEGKFYTTYKCSPQVSSHTMGFLTLNGFDKGQDGGAPSECDNHYHSNDIPIVALSTGWYNKGSRCLNNITITANGRSVVAMVVDECDSTIGCDTDHDYQPPCDNNIVDASRAVWKALGVPDNKWGGMDITWSDVCHPSGKIRGKKPPPGECNQGNDSDCCKEGKLYTTYKCSPTVSSHTKAYLTLNGFEKDEDGGAPSECDNQYHSDDTPVVALSTGWYNKGSRCLNNITITANGRSVVAMVVDECDSTMGCDSDHDYQPPCANNIVDASRAVWKALGVPRDQWGGLDITWTNA
- the LOC117932550 gene encoding putative ripening-related protein 2; this translates as MEVLWDTSFPIFFSDKEATAKLVVRSDCCKEGKLYTTYKCSPPVSSHIKALLTLNGFENNEDGGAPSECDSQFHFDDTPVVALSTGWYNKGSRCLNNITITANGRSVVAMVVDECDSTMGCDGDHDYQPPCVNNIANASRAVWKALDVPHDQWGGLDITWTKA
- the LOC117932551 gene encoding putative ripening-related protein 1, encoding MKTSGLKASLLLIAILVFTDCLNVEGQVCHPSGKIRGKKPPPGECNQGNDSDCCKEGKLYTTYKCSPTVSSHSKAYLTLNGFEKDEDGGAPSECDNHYHSDDTPVVALSTGWYNKGSRCLNNITITANGRSVAAMVVDECDSTMGCDSDHDYQPPCANNIVDASRAVWKALGVPQDQWGGLDITWTDVCHPSGKIRGKKPPPGECNQGNDSDCCKEGKLYTTYKCSPTVSSHSKAYLTLNGFEKDEDGGAPSECDNHYHSDDTPVVALSTGWYNKGSRCLNNITITANGRSVVAMVVDECDSTMGCDSDHDYQPPCANNIVDASRAVWKALGVPQDQWGGLDITWTDA